Below is a window of Haloterrigena alkaliphila DNA.
CATCGTCGGCGTCGTCGTCCTCTTTCTCGTTCGGTACGCGCTCTTCACGTTCATGCCGCTGTACGCGGTCACCGTCCTCGGCGCCAGCGAACTGCTCGGCGGCGTCACCGTCGCCGTGCTGGGACTCGGCCGACTGGTCGTCGCGCCCTCGGCGGGCCGCCTCGCCGCCCGGTTCGGCCGACCGCCCCTCCTCGTCGGGAGCCTCGTCCTGTTCGGGGTCGGCACCGCGGCGCTGCTCTTGACGCTCGAGCCGTGGCTCGTCGTCGCCATCCTCGGGATCGCCAGCGTCGGCGACGGCCTGTTCGATCCGATCGCCAACGACGTCGTCACCGCGACCGCGGCCCCGGACGTCCGCGGCCGCGTCGTCAGCGTCCTCGAGGTCGGCAAGACCGGCGCCATCTCGCTGTCGCCGATCGCGTTCGGCCTGCTCCTCTCCGCGAGTTCCTATTCGGTGTTGTTCGCGACGGGCGGCGCCCTCGCCGTCCTCACGGCGGGGCTCGTCGGCGCGGTGCTCACCGACCGCTGATCGACGGACGGTCGCTACTCACCGACCGGTAATCGACGGTCGATCGCGGCCGTTGGGCGGTGCTGGTCGTTCGAATCCGCGGTCCGGAATCCGACCCTCCGACGAGGTCGCGACCCGCACTATGCAAGTGAAACGTCTACCGGCGTCCTCGCGCGATGGTGTGGTATGCCCTATCAATTCTCGTGTTCGAAAGGCAACTGTCAGTTCATGGTTCGCTCGAGCAGTTCCGACGAGGTGGAACGACTGGTGCGAGCGCACGTGCGGATGACCCACAACGGCCGGATCGCAGTCGCCGATATCGAACGCGAGACGGACCGCATCGAACTGGCCTGACGGCGGCCACTCGGGGGACCGAGCGGCGTCGAATCGGTCGAAGATCGTCCGGACGAGGCCGAACGGTGGCGGTCGCTGCGAAGAACTAAGTAGCTCCGACAGCGTGGTGAAAGTGATGGTGGACGACCCCGACGAGGGGATGTTGTCGTGGGACGAATCCGTGTTCAGGAACGAGCACGTCTTCGAAATCGACTACGTCCCCGAGACGTTCAAGCACCGCGAGGGCCAGACCCAGAGCCTGACGTACGCGCTTCGGCCGGCGGTGCGCGGGTCGCGACCGCTGAACGTCGTGGTCCGCGGACCGCCCGGCACCGGGAAGACCACGGCCATTCAGAAACTGTTCGACGAGGTGGGCGCCCAGACCAGCGACGTCCGCACGATCCGCGTCAACTGTCAGGTCAACGCGACGCGCTACTCGGTGTTCTCGCGGCTGTTCGAGGGGACGTTCGACTACGAACCGCCCTCCTCGGGGATCTCGTTCAAGAAGCTGTTCGGCCAGATCGCCGAGAAACTCGTCGAGGAGGACCGCGTCCTCGTCGTCGCGCTGGACGACGTCAACTACCTCTTCTACGAAAATGAGGCTTCGGACACGCTGTACTCGCTGTTGCGAGCCCACGAGGAGTACCCCGGCGCCAAGATCGGCGTCGTCGTCGTCTCCTCCGATCCCGCCCTGAACGTCATCGACGAACTCGACTCGCGGGTCCAGAGCGTCTTCCGGCCCGAAGACGTCTACTTCCCCGTCTACGATCAGCCCGAGATCGTCGACATCCTCGACGAACGCGTCCAGCGGGGCTTCCACGACGGCGTCATCTCCCGGGAGACCCTCGAGCACGTCGCCGAACTCACGGCCGACAGCGGCGACCTCCGGGTCGGGATCGACCTGCTGCGCCGGGCCGGGCTGAACGCCGAGATGCGCGCCAGCCGCACCGTCGAGATGGAGGACGTCGAAGACGCCTACGAGAAGTCCAAGTACATCAACCTCTCGCGCTCGCTGTCGGGGCTGACCGACACCGAGCAGGCGCTACTCGAGGTGATCGCCCACAACGACGGTGAACAGGCCGGCGACGTCTACGACGCCTTCCACGAACAGACCGACCTCGGCTACACGCGCTACTCCGAGATCGTCAACAAACTCGACCAGTTGGGGCTGATCGACGCCGACTACGCCGAGGTCGACGGCCGCGGACGCTCGCGGTCGCTGACGCTGTCCTACGAGAAGGACGCGGTGCTCGATCGACTCGAGTAAGGGCGATCGACGAGACGCGGCGAGATTACGCGGACTATTTCTCGCAGCACGACGGACGAGCGCAATGCTGGCCGCGGCCTTAACCACCGATGCGTCGTACTCGCGGTATGCCCTCGCTGCTCGTCTACGGCTCGTACGGCTTCGTCGGGAACCTGATCGCCGAGGAGGCGATCGACCGCGGGTTGGACCCGATCCTCGCCGGCCGCGACCGCGAACGGGTCCGCGAACAGGTCGACGAACTGGGCCAGCCGGGCCGACGCTTCTCGCTCGGGGACCCCGTAACCGTCGCGACGGCCCTCGAGGACGTCGACTGCGTCCTCAACTGCGCGGGACCGTTCTCGAACACCGCCGAAGCGCTCGTCGAGGGCTGTCTGCGAAGCGAGACGGACTACGTCGACATCACCGGCGAGATTCCGGTCATCGAGGCGATCCACGACCGCGACGGCGAGGCGACCGGCGTCGGCGTCACGCTGCTACCGGCGGCCGCCCTCTCGACGATTCCGATGGACTGTCTGGCCGCCCACCTCGCCGAGCGATTGCCGGACGCGACACACCTCGCGCTCGGCGTCGACTCGTTCCGCGTGCCCTCGATCGGGACGCTCCGGACGGTGCTCGAGGGGGCCGACACCGAGGATGCCGTCCGCCGCGACGGCGACCTCGAGAGCGCACCCACGGGGTGGAAGACGCGCGAGATCGATTTCGGCCGCGGCCAGCGGCCGGCAGTGACGATGCCGATGGGCGATATCTCGACGGCCCACTACACGACCGGAATCCCGAACGTCGAGATGTACGCGGTGATGCCCCAGCCCGCTCGCCTCGCGCTACGGTCGCATCGCTACCTCTCGCCGCTGTTCGAGTCGAAACCGGTGCGCTGGACGCTGAAACAGCTGGTCGGCGTCCGCGACGGCCCCTCCGAGCGGGCGCGCGAACGAGGGTCGGCGTACGTCTGGGGCGAGGCGCGCGTCGAACGCGGAGACGAGGAAGCCGACCGAGACGGCGAAGGCGGCGCGGACGGTGCAGACGGTAAGGGCGGCGAGCGCGTCGTCTCCCGGCTGGTAACGCCCGATCCGTACGTCGTCACCGTCGACGGCGCGGTGACGGTCGCCGAGCGAGTGCTCGCGGACGACGCCGACGCCGGGTTCCAGACGCCCGCCGGCGCGTTCGGACCGGAATTGGTCTTCGAACTCGAGGGCGTGGAAGGCTTCTTCGACGAGGAGACGCCGGAGGGTGCGTCACCGGTGAACCCGCTGCTCCAGTGAGGTCGCTCGAGACGTACACCGAACGCCATCGACACGAACCACCCCGAATCCTCGAGTGAGCGATGGAGTGCGATCGGCGGCGAAAATAGCGACCGCTTCAGGCCTGATCGACCTGTTCGCGGTAGTCCTCGACTTCCTCGATCGCCTCCTCGACCTTGTCTCGCGTGTTGCCGTCGGCTTGCTCGCGGACCTGCCGGAGGGTGTTGAGCCGCTCGTCCAGAATCGCGTGATCGGGTGCGCTGTCGCTCATCACGTAGTCGGCGAACGCGTCGGTCGTCTCGCGAATGTCGCCGCGGACGTCGTCGTCGGCCGACTTCGCCGCTTCCTCGAGGTCGTCGCGGGCCTGCTGGAGTTGCTCTGTCATGATCGGATCCAGGGCGAGGCCACCCATAACGGTTGGGCGGGCATTGTCTACGTTCGTCTATTCGAATGGGATGAGGATGCCGTTTCGTGATTACGTTCCCGACGCTGAACGGGTCGAGACCACCACGAAAGCCCCTGCCGTTGTCGACCACTCCGGGCCTCGTTGCGCGCGCTCCCTTTGGTCGCGTGCTTACATCGTCCGGGAGGGATCGACAACGGCAGCCCCTTTCATTCCCACCCGCGGTGGCATGATCGGCCAGCCGGTATGGGTGGGAATGAAAGGGGCTGCTGCTATCGAGGAAGGCCGACGACGTAAGCACCGCAAGCCGAAGGCTGAGGAGCGCAGCAAGTCGCCCGACTCGATAGCAGCAGGGGCTTTCGTAGTGGTAGTGACCATCACTACAATTCCGATCTCACACGCAAACGCGACTCCACCCAATGCGAGCGCGTAAAGTAGCTCGAGGCCCTGATCCCGCTAATGAGCGATTCCGATTCTCGCGGTCCCCTCCAGCCGGATCGTCCCGACGTCGATCGGCCGTTCGCGGTCGACGCCCCCTTCGAGCCCGCGGGCGATCAGCCCGAAGCGATCGCGCAGTTAGCCGAGGGGTTCCAACAGGGCATGGACAGGCAGACCCTGCTCGGGGTGACCGGCTCCGGGAAGACCAACACCGTCTCGTGGGTGATCGAGGAGGTCCAGAAGCCGACGCTGGTGATCGCCCACAACAAGACGCTGGCGGCGCAGTTGTACGAGGAGTTCCGGAACCTCTTTCCGGAGAACGCCGTCGAGTACTTCGTCTCCTACTACGACTACTACCAGCCCGAAGCCTACGTCGAGCAGAGCGACACCTACATCGACAAGGACGCCTCGATCAACGACGAGATCGACCGCCTGCGCCACTCCGCGACGCGCTCGCTGCTCACGCGGGAAGACGTCATCGTGGTCGCGAGCGTCTCCGCCATCTACGGCCTCGGTGACCCGCGAAACTACGTCGACATGTCCCTGCGACTCGAGGTCGGCGAGGAGGTCGGTCGCGACGAACTCCTCAAGCGGCTGGTCGATCTGAACTACGAGCGCAACGACGTCGACTTCACGCAGGGCACCTTCCGCGTCCGGGGCGACACCGTCGAGATCTACCCGATGTACGGCCGCTACGCCGTCCGCGTGGAGCTGTGGGGCGACGAGATCGACCGCATGGTCAAGGTCGACCCCCTCGAGGGCAAGACCCAGGGCGACCAGCAGGCCGTGCTCGTCCACCCCGCGGAGCACTACTCGATTCCCGAGACCACGCTCGAGGACGCGATGGACGAGATCCGCGAGGACCTCGACAGTCGCATCTCCTACTTCGAGCGCAAGGGGGACATGATCGCCGCCCAGCGCATCGAAGAGCGGACGAGTTTCGACCTCGAGATGATGCAGGAGACGGGCTACTGTTCGGGCATCGAGAACTACTCGGTCTACCTCTCGGATCGGGAGTCCGGCGAGGCCCCCTACACGCTGCTGGACTACTTCCCGGACGACTTCCTGACCGTGGTCGACGAGTCCCACGTCACCCTCCCGCAGGTCCGCGGGCAGTACGCCGGCGACAAGTCCCGGAAGGACTCGCTGGTCGAGAACGGGTTCCGACTGCCCACAGCGTACGACAACCGGCCCCTCACGTTCGAGGAGTTCCAGGAGAAGACCAACCAGACGCTGTACGTCTCGGCGACGCCCGGCGACTACGAGCGCGAGGAGAGCGAGCAGATCGTCGAGCAGATCGTTCGTCCCACCCACCTCGTCGACCCCGAGATCGAGGTCTCGCCGGCCAGCGGACAGATCGACGACCTGATGGACCGCATCGACGAGCGCATCGAGCGCGACGAGCGCACCCTCGTCACCACCCTCACCAAGCGGATGGCCGAGGACCTGACCGAGTACCTCGAGGAGGCAGGCGTCGACGTGGCCTACATGCACGACGAGACGGACACCCTCGAGCGCCACGAGATCATCCGCTCGCTGCGACTGGGAGAGATCGACGTCCTCGTCGGCATCAACCTCCTGCGGGAGGGGCTGGACATCCCCGAGGTCTCGCTGGTGGCGATCTTAGACGCTGACCAGGAGGGATTCCTCCGGAGCGAAACGACGCTCGTCCAGACGATGGGACGGGCCGCCCGAAACGTCAACGGAAAGGTCGTCCTCTACGCCGACGACCCCTCGAACGCGATGGAATCGGCCATCGAGGAGACCCAGCGGCGCCGCGAGATCCAGCAAGCGTACAACGAGGAGCACGGTTTCGAACCCACCACGATCGAGAAGGAGGTCGGCGAGACCAACCTGCCCGGCAGCAAGACCGAGACCACAAAGGTCTCGGGCCGCGAGATCGAAGACGAAGAGGAGGCCGAACGCTACATCGCCGAACTCGAGGACCGCATGGAGGAGGCCGCGAGCAACCTCGAGTTCGAGTTAGCGGCCGATATCCGCGACCGCATCCGCGAAGTGCGCGAGGAGTTCGAACTCGGGGGCAGTGGCGAGGACGAGGGGATCGCGCCGCCGACCGAGGAGTTCTGAGAGCGGACGGCAGCGGCCACCGGTCGTTCGCAGCGATTACGATCCGACCGACGACGGGGACGCGAGATCACGACAGACTGAGGAGTTAGATCGCGTCACGAACGAGTCACAGTACCAGACGTTCGTTCCGGGTTTAGTCCACGAGAAATTAGATCGATCGCAGTACAGTCTACAGTCGACGGTCCTGGTCGTATTTCCCGTTTCGAACTGTCGTACAGATATCGTGTCACGAGTTATACCATCCGGATTCTCCGATTTACCATCCAATAGAAACTATTATAATATAATAATGTAATGATATTCTATGGAAGTTTCAGGGGGAAAATGGATTGCATTATTCTTCGCAGTGCTCGTGGCGACGACACTGATTGTCACGCCCGCACTCGCGAGTGGACCGAGCGCAGCATCGTCCGAAGACCAGTTCGCGTCGGTTCCGGATCAGGCGAACGCGAACGGACCTCCGGGAAAATCGAACAGCGGCGGGCCGCCAAGGCACGACCGCGGTGACAGTGCGAACGTCACGGTTCCCGACCTTGACGCCAACTCTACCGTCGAACTTCTCCTCGACGCGCGGGATCGACTCGAGCGTCTCGACGTCGCAGACGAATCCACCGTAGGGATTCGGGACGACGCTATCGAATCGATAAACAGGTCCGCCGCCGCATACCGCCATCGGATATTCGCCGACTCGCCGGCCGCGTTCGATCACGTTCGGGACGCCCAGCGGGACCTCGACCGATTGGCCGCGAAAACCGAGGGGGAGAGCGCCGACGAGATCGAACGCGCGAACGACGAATTGGCTCGGGCGAGCAATCTGAGCGCGCGCCTCGCGACGCGCGAAGCGTACGAACTGGTCGCCGAGTACGAGGGCGAATTCAATAACCGCGGGCAACGACAGAAGGCCGAGAGCGCTCTCGGAAACGCCGGGGACGCGATCGAGCGCGGCGACGACGCCGCCGGTGCAGACGCGACGACCCAGTACCGGAAGGCGTGGAAACAGGCGGCGAAGGCGATAACGACTGTCGAGGCGAACACGGGGCCCGACCTATCGCTCACGCAGGGACGAGCGATCGAACGAAACGGAAGCGTGCATGTCGCGGCGCGGATACAGATCACCGACGTTCGTCCGTACGCATACGATGAAGCCGACGTGACGATCGACGGCGGCGAATCAAGGAGCGTCAATCTGTCGGCGTCTCCCCTCGCGGGCGGCACGGCAAGCGGAGTCACACTGATCGAACTCGATTCCACGCTCGATGACCGAACAGTCACCGTGTCGGCGGCATCGACGCGCGACCCGGACCGGACCGTCGAGGGAACGCTCACGCTCAGCGTTGACGAAGAC
It encodes the following:
- a CDS encoding DUF1059 domain-containing protein; protein product: MPYQFSCSKGNCQFMVRSSSSDEVERLVRAHVRMTHNGRIAVADIERETDRIELA
- a CDS encoding DUF7553 family protein; protein product: MTEQLQQARDDLEEAAKSADDDVRGDIRETTDAFADYVMSDSAPDHAILDERLNTLRQVREQADGNTRDKVEEAIEEVEDYREQVDQA
- the uvrB gene encoding excinuclease ABC subunit UvrB, producing MSDSDSRGPLQPDRPDVDRPFAVDAPFEPAGDQPEAIAQLAEGFQQGMDRQTLLGVTGSGKTNTVSWVIEEVQKPTLVIAHNKTLAAQLYEEFRNLFPENAVEYFVSYYDYYQPEAYVEQSDTYIDKDASINDEIDRLRHSATRSLLTREDVIVVASVSAIYGLGDPRNYVDMSLRLEVGEEVGRDELLKRLVDLNYERNDVDFTQGTFRVRGDTVEIYPMYGRYAVRVELWGDEIDRMVKVDPLEGKTQGDQQAVLVHPAEHYSIPETTLEDAMDEIREDLDSRISYFERKGDMIAAQRIEERTSFDLEMMQETGYCSGIENYSVYLSDRESGEAPYTLLDYFPDDFLTVVDESHVTLPQVRGQYAGDKSRKDSLVENGFRLPTAYDNRPLTFEEFQEKTNQTLYVSATPGDYEREESEQIVEQIVRPTHLVDPEIEVSPASGQIDDLMDRIDERIERDERTLVTTLTKRMAEDLTEYLEEAGVDVAYMHDETDTLERHEIIRSLRLGEIDVLVGINLLREGLDIPEVSLVAILDADQEGFLRSETTLVQTMGRAARNVNGKVVLYADDPSNAMESAIEETQRRREIQQAYNEEHGFEPTTIEKEVGETNLPGSKTETTKVSGREIEDEEEAERYIAELEDRMEEAASNLEFELAADIRDRIREVREEFELGGSGEDEGIAPPTEEF
- a CDS encoding saccharopine dehydrogenase family protein, with protein sequence MPSLLVYGSYGFVGNLIAEEAIDRGLDPILAGRDRERVREQVDELGQPGRRFSLGDPVTVATALEDVDCVLNCAGPFSNTAEALVEGCLRSETDYVDITGEIPVIEAIHDRDGEATGVGVTLLPAAALSTIPMDCLAAHLAERLPDATHLALGVDSFRVPSIGTLRTVLEGADTEDAVRRDGDLESAPTGWKTREIDFGRGQRPAVTMPMGDISTAHYTTGIPNVEMYAVMPQPARLALRSHRYLSPLFESKPVRWTLKQLVGVRDGPSERARERGSAYVWGEARVERGDEEADRDGEGGADGADGKGGERVVSRLVTPDPYVVTVDGAVTVAERVLADDADAGFQTPAGAFGPELVFELEGVEGFFDEETPEGASPVNPLLQ
- a CDS encoding ORC1-type DNA replication protein is translated as MVDDPDEGMLSWDESVFRNEHVFEIDYVPETFKHREGQTQSLTYALRPAVRGSRPLNVVVRGPPGTGKTTAIQKLFDEVGAQTSDVRTIRVNCQVNATRYSVFSRLFEGTFDYEPPSSGISFKKLFGQIAEKLVEEDRVLVVALDDVNYLFYENEASDTLYSLLRAHEEYPGAKIGVVVVSSDPALNVIDELDSRVQSVFRPEDVYFPVYDQPEIVDILDERVQRGFHDGVISRETLEHVAELTADSGDLRVGIDLLRRAGLNAEMRASRTVEMEDVEDAYEKSKYINLSRSLSGLTDTEQALLEVIAHNDGEQAGDVYDAFHEQTDLGYTRYSEIVNKLDQLGLIDADYAEVDGRGRSRSLTLSYEKDAVLDRLE